A genomic region of Deltaproteobacteria bacterium contains the following coding sequences:
- the ileS gene encoding isoleucine--tRNA ligase yields the protein MDYKNTLNLPKTDFPMKADLPKKEPDILKFWEENSVYEKIIKKNSDGRTFMLHDGPPYANGHIHIGHALNKILKDIIIKDKAMRGYKAEYVPGWDCHGLPIEHNVDKSLGQKKHTMSKLEIRRECRKFAQQFVDIQRQEFIRLGVLGRWQEPYLTMNYSYESAIVEELSKIMRNGYVYKGKKPVYWCAHCVTALAEAEVEYENHVSPSVYVRFRVKDDKGKLPASLRDKNTYFVIWTTTPWTLPANLAITLHPELEYVAFGVKTDASYAPGVTSQPIENVYIAAQALLENLKEILPGWREGRTITSFKGKTLEGIVAQHPMYQRDSVITLGDYVTTDIGTGCVHTAPGHGADDYQTGERYGLEVYSPVDKYGKFTQDVEFFGGQFVFDANKEIIEKLKENGALLKQQDYPHSYPHCWRCKKPVITRATEQWFISVETHGLRKEALKAIDKVAWIPSWGKDRIQGMLETRPDWCISRQRIWGVPIPVFYCKQCGQSIADPDVALRVSELFKENGADIWFEKPADYFIPQGYKCPKCKGETFEKEENILDVWFDSGVSHAVVLKHANNLVWPADLYLEGSDQHRGWFQSTLLTSMTAGHGIPYRSILTHGFVVDEKGRKMSKQVGNVVAPQEVIDKYGADVLRLWVSAEDFRGDVSVSNDILERLKEAYRKIRNTIKFILGNLYDFDQKKDRMDYKEMRPVDLYMLYKTAELVKRIDRAYNEYDFHVVYHAILDFCVVDLSSFYLDILKDRLYVSKSGSKARRASQTVLYDILISLVTMLAPVLSFTAEEAWKYIPNRETESIFLTDHLQKTVFPEKDSTVYQDYERLRVIRNEVNKALEVQRANKTIGSSLEALVVVQSGKEDHVLLEKYKDDLTELFIVSNVELKEGAEIMNVQIQKAHGEKCERCWNYSETVGTDKSYPTLCHRCVEVIKA from the coding sequence ATGGATTATAAAAATACATTAAATTTGCCGAAGACCGATTTTCCGATGAAGGCCGACCTGCCAAAAAAGGAACCGGACATCCTGAAGTTCTGGGAGGAAAACTCTGTCTACGAAAAGATCATAAAGAAGAACAGCGATGGCAGGACATTTATGCTGCACGACGGACCGCCGTATGCAAACGGACACATACATATAGGCCACGCGCTCAACAAGATCTTAAAAGATATAATCATCAAGGACAAGGCAATGCGTGGTTACAAAGCAGAGTATGTGCCCGGCTGGGACTGCCACGGCCTGCCCATAGAGCATAACGTTGACAAATCACTGGGTCAGAAAAAACATACCATGTCAAAACTTGAGATACGCAGGGAGTGCAGGAAGTTTGCACAGCAGTTTGTTGATATACAGAGGCAGGAGTTTATACGACTCGGGGTACTCGGCAGGTGGCAAGAGCCGTACCTTACCATGAATTACAGCTATGAATCCGCGATCGTGGAAGAACTGTCAAAGATCATGCGGAATGGGTATGTTTACAAGGGGAAAAAACCCGTTTACTGGTGTGCCCACTGTGTAACAGCACTTGCAGAGGCAGAGGTTGAATACGAAAACCATGTGTCTCCTTCTGTTTATGTACGGTTCAGGGTAAAAGATGACAAAGGAAAACTGCCGGCATCATTAAGAGACAAAAATACTTATTTTGTAATATGGACGACAACCCCGTGGACACTGCCGGCAAACCTTGCGATAACGCTTCATCCGGAGCTTGAGTATGTTGCTTTCGGGGTCAAAACAGATGCTTCTTATGCTCCGGGAGTAACGTCACAACCCATAGAGAATGTTTATATTGCCGCGCAGGCATTACTTGAGAACCTTAAGGAAATACTGCCGGGCTGGAGAGAAGGCCGTACTATAACATCATTCAAAGGAAAAACGCTTGAAGGTATTGTTGCACAGCATCCCATGTATCAGAGAGACTCTGTCATCACACTCGGGGATTATGTTACAACCGATATAGGTACCGGTTGTGTTCATACCGCACCGGGTCACGGCGCAGATGATTACCAGACCGGAGAGAGATACGGGCTTGAGGTTTATTCCCCTGTGGACAAGTACGGCAAGTTCACACAGGACGTGGAGTTTTTTGGAGGTCAATTTGTATTCGATGCCAATAAAGAGATAATAGAAAAGCTCAAAGAAAACGGTGCTCTGTTAAAACAGCAGGACTACCCGCATTCATACCCGCACTGCTGGCGGTGCAAAAAGCCCGTGATAACGAGGGCCACGGAACAGTGGTTCATATCGGTTGAAACGCATGGCCTGAGAAAAGAGGCGTTGAAAGCGATAGATAAAGTGGCATGGATACCTTCCTGGGGCAAGGACAGGATACAGGGAATGCTCGAAACAAGACCGGACTGGTGTATATCCCGCCAACGCATATGGGGCGTTCCAATCCCTGTTTTTTACTGCAAGCAGTGCGGACAGAGCATAGCTGACCCGGACGTGGCTTTGCGTGTGTCGGAGCTGTTTAAAGAAAATGGTGCCGATATCTGGTTTGAGAAGCCGGCAGATTACTTTATACCCCAGGGTTACAAATGTCCTAAATGCAAAGGTGAAACATTTGAAAAGGAAGAAAATATACTTGACGTGTGGTTTGATTCCGGTGTCAGCCATGCAGTTGTGCTGAAACATGCCAATAATCTTGTCTGGCCTGCGGACCTTTATCTCGAGGGAAGCGATCAGCACAGGGGGTGGTTCCAGTCAACGCTCCTCACGTCCATGACAGCGGGACACGGTATACCGTACCGGTCAATACTTACCCATGGATTCGTTGTAGATGAAAAAGGCAGAAAGATGAGCAAACAGGTCGGTAACGTTGTTGCACCGCAGGAGGTTATTGATAAGTATGGTGCCGATGTCCTCAGGCTGTGGGTCTCTGCCGAGGATTTCAGAGGAGATGTAAGTGTTTCAAATGACATACTGGAGCGGTTGAAAGAGGCTTACCGAAAGATCAGAAACACAATAAAGTTTATACTCGGAAACCTGTACGATTTTGATCAGAAAAAAGATAGAATGGATTACAAGGAGATGCGGCCCGTTGATCTGTATATGCTGTACAAGACTGCGGAACTCGTTAAAAGGATAGACAGGGCTTACAATGAGTATGATTTCCACGTTGTATATCATGCGATCCTTGATTTTTGCGTCGTTGACCTTAGTTCATTTTATTTGGACATCCTAAAGGACAGATTATACGTATCAAAATCCGGTTCAAAGGCAAGGCGTGCCTCGCAAACAGTGCTGTACGACATCCTGATTTCTCTTGTTACCATGCTTGCGCCGGTATTATCCTTTACAGCAGAAGAGGCATGGAAATATATCCCTAACAGGGAAACAGAAAGTATCTTTTTAACGGATCACCTTCAGAAGACGGTGTTCCCTGAAAAAGACAGCACCGTTTATCAGGATTACGAAAGGTTGAGAGTAATAAGAAACGAGGTAAACAAGGCCCTTGAGGTACAGCGGGCAAACAAGACAATCGGTTCATCGCTTGAGGCGCTGGTTGTTGTTCAGTCGGGAAAAGAAGACCACGTATTATTAGAAAAATACAAAGATGATCTGACCGAGCTATTTATCGTTTCCAATGTTGAATTAAAAGAAGGGGCAGAAATCATGAACGTACAGATACAAAAGGCGCACGGAGAAAAGTGTGAGAGGTGCTGGAATTATTCAGAAACAGTTGGCACGGATAAATCGTATCCGACATTATGCCATAGATGTGTTGAGGTGATAAAAGCATGA
- a CDS encoding metallophosphoesterase, whose translation MGKKCYSLAIFIAISLVFSDCGSGTTAKNYTAIGHLPGPNFTLSKSTTTLVQTLVPVEPAVNPVDPNNIPQDMLNNFGKFITGTGENFIFRDDLGIVGSAPAPSISARSVIYFPVITDIHIMDTKSPLRFCDMDSYGLFEGAYRPQDRYTTQVLDAMIRTLNDFSHARHYDFLIALGDTVDNTQTNEARWFIGVLDGTVITPDSGKHVDVVPGPLNDPHDPFLPWGLDKQVPWYTTVGNHDGLINGNFAITAQFAQIATGGDVYLGSEDDYGNIIHKGTTITPDTVRALLGPVDYMQLFFTTASLPVGHGFSTTNITNGYGDYAFDPDPSIPLRVIVLDWECRGGGDNGCIRSDEVNNFLIPELEDAYNNHKLVIVVSHQYPDALDSGSEITGTEFINILASYPNVILHLVGHGHYNMVTPRAGLSATQPGYWEIETSSLIDYPQQSRIIEIVDDGNGTGYIFATMVDHNSPDGSMSAISRSLSLKDIQVGDNTSGAEGQVSDRNVELAIQIPPDVENALKAANLPSKIESLTTLQEK comes from the coding sequence ATGGGTAAAAAATGTTACAGTTTAGCAATATTTATAGCTATTTCATTAGTTTTTTCGGATTGCGGTAGCGGGACAACAGCCAAAAACTATACGGCTATAGGACATCTGCCCGGTCCCAATTTTACACTTTCAAAATCGACTACAACACTTGTTCAGACACTCGTACCTGTTGAACCGGCTGTAAATCCAGTTGATCCAAATAATATCCCTCAAGATATGCTTAACAATTTCGGCAAGTTCATAACAGGCACTGGTGAAAATTTTATATTTAGAGATGATCTTGGCATCGTCGGTTCAGCCCCAGCTCCATCCATATCGGCACGCTCTGTAATCTATTTCCCGGTTATAACAGATATACACATTATGGATACGAAATCACCTTTGAGGTTTTGCGATATGGACAGCTATGGTTTATTTGAAGGTGCGTACAGACCGCAGGATCGTTACACTACCCAGGTACTTGATGCAATGATAAGAACACTTAATGATTTTAGCCATGCAAGGCATTATGATTTTTTAATTGCGCTTGGTGATACCGTAGATAACACACAAACAAACGAGGCTCGTTGGTTTATCGGTGTGCTTGACGGTACTGTTATCACTCCGGACAGCGGCAAGCATGTGGACGTTGTTCCTGGTCCTCTGAACGATCCACATGACCCCTTTCTACCATGGGGACTTGATAAACAGGTACCATGGTACACGACTGTCGGTAACCATGACGGGCTTATCAATGGGAATTTTGCAATAACAGCTCAATTTGCACAGATAGCAACAGGTGGTGATGTTTATCTCGGTTCAGAAGATGATTATGGCAATATAATTCATAAAGGGACGACGATAACACCAGATACCGTCAGAGCCTTGCTTGGCCCTGTTGATTATATGCAGCTGTTTTTTACGACTGCGTCACTACCCGTTGGTCATGGCTTTAGCACAACGAATATAACAAACGGATACGGTGATTATGCTTTTGACCCCGACCCATCCATACCTTTAAGGGTAATAGTGCTTGACTGGGAATGCAGGGGCGGTGGTGATAACGGATGTATCAGATCGGATGAGGTAAACAACTTTCTTATACCTGAATTGGAAGATGCGTATAATAATCATAAACTGGTGATTGTTGTAAGCCATCAGTATCCTGATGCTCTCGATTCCGGTTCCGAGATTACAGGTACTGAGTTTATTAATATACTTGCAAGCTATCCGAATGTTATTTTGCACCTTGTTGGGCACGGGCACTATAACATGGTAACACCAAGGGCCGGTTTGTCGGCAACGCAGCCGGGTTACTGGGAAATAGAAACCTCAAGTTTGATAGATTACCCACAGCAATCAAGGATAATAGAGATTGTTGATGATGGAAACGGCACAGGATACATTTTTGCAACAATGGTTGATCATAACTCTCCGGATGGCTCTATGTCCGCAATTTCGAGATCGCTTTCTTTGAAAGATATTCAGGTTGGGGATAATACAAGCGGTGCAGAAGGTCAGGTATCCGACAGGAATGTTGAACTTGCCATACAAATTCCGCCAGATGTTGAAAATGCATTAAAAGCAGCAAACCTCCCTTCAAAGATTGAATCACTTACAACCTTACAGGAAAAATGA
- a CDS encoding divalent-cation tolerance protein CutA, translating to MRLKEKNNKAGYVIVYTTVERKKDAIRIAKILVKERLSACVNIVYGLNSIYRWKGKMVNSKESLLIIKTHRNLLSAIEKRLIEIHPYELPEFISVDIKYGLHNYLKWINDNIIK from the coding sequence ATGCGGTTGAAGGAAAAAAATAATAAAGCAGGTTATGTCATAGTTTATACAACAGTGGAAAGAAAGAAAGATGCAATCCGCATTGCAAAGATACTAGTCAAAGAAAGGCTTTCAGCCTGTGTTAATATAGTTTATGGATTGAATTCCATTTATAGATGGAAAGGGAAAATGGTTAACTCAAAAGAGTCACTCCTAATTATTAAGACGCATCGCAATTTATTATCGGCGATAGAAAAAAGATTGATTGAAATTCACCCGTACGAATTACCAGAGTTCATTTCGGTTGATATTAAATATGGATTGCATAATTATTTAAAATGGATTAACGATAATATAATCAAATAA
- the purN gene encoding phosphoribosylglycinamide formyltransferase, translated as MSKIKLAVLVSGNGTNLQSIIDNVRAKKLYASVEVVISDNEGAYALERARANHIPIHIVNYKASIKREETEDGIIKVLRSFNVELVVLAGYMKLITSRLINAFYMKIMNIHPALLPSFPGVNVIKKAFDYGVKFTGCTVHFVDEGTDTGPIIIQAVVPIRDTDSEETLANRIHEKEHIIYPVAIQLYAEGRLFVQGRRVLVKDYNKLTDSFVINPFDSLESQ; from the coding sequence ATGAGTAAGATTAAACTTGCTGTGCTCGTTTCAGGGAATGGAACCAATCTTCAGTCTATTATAGATAATGTGAGAGCTAAAAAACTTTATGCGAGTGTAGAAGTGGTTATCTCTGACAATGAAGGGGCATACGCACTTGAAAGAGCAAGAGCCAATCATATTCCCATTCATATTGTAAATTACAAAGCTTCAATTAAGAGAGAAGAGACGGAAGATGGTATAATAAAAGTATTAAGATCTTTTAATGTTGAGCTTGTTGTGCTTGCAGGCTATATGAAACTTATTACGAGCAGACTTATTAATGCATTTTATATGAAGATCATGAATATCCACCCAGCGTTGTTACCGTCATTTCCGGGGGTTAATGTTATAAAAAAGGCATTTGATTATGGAGTAAAATTTACAGGTTGCACTGTTCATTTTGTTGATGAAGGAACCGATACGGGCCCTATTATCATTCAGGCAGTTGTTCCTATAAGGGATACTGATTCCGAAGAAACTCTGGCCAACAGGATACACGAAAAAGAACATATTATCTATCCCGTTGCTATTCAATTGTATGCAGAGGGCAGGCTTTTTGTACAGGGAAGAAGAGTTTTAGTGAAGGATTACAATAAACTGACGGATTCATTTGTTATTAATCCTTTTGACTCATTGGAATCACAATGA
- a CDS encoding AgmX/PglI C-terminal domain-containing protein encodes MANKLTKKAVPKLVIYRGEERPDVIYLTDKKLLVGTSNNNDVICRKNGLPKSYRLFGEKRGVFYLRLVSWLNGTIQIGNNTIDLKEFARLHGTSGKIKKSVIYLSEDGKGSLNFGDIHIDFEFAVPPPPPPKPITIKKAKLPRELKRKYVTKDTRLFYVILILMTIIMSGFVYMVNTLTIKSAYSSTELSGIPPRLAKLLIRVPKPKKTFKGQAPQQTEQKEVPKEGGGAGKGKSSKPAAARTRQEMVAKVSSKGLLALIVSTGKSTGTTGDVLSQAPAMNLNKALKGISGFQVAGGAGELKQARGAGLVGGGAGIAGLGGGGRYIGLGTKKGGKIASISGGEEGGLNVKGGLSSDIIRQVVNSNLASIKYCYETGLKNNPELKGKVTVHFVIGADGSVTLSQIKRSTMNAPQVEQCIAIVIKRWIFPKPYNGGTVDVVFPFIFTPSLG; translated from the coding sequence ATGGCTAATAAACTTACAAAAAAAGCTGTACCAAAATTGGTTATTTACAGGGGTGAAGAACGGCCTGATGTTATTTATTTAACCGATAAAAAACTTTTAGTGGGGACTTCTAATAATAATGATGTAATATGCCGTAAGAATGGTTTGCCAAAATCATACAGGTTATTCGGAGAGAAGCGCGGTGTGTTTTATCTGCGGCTTGTATCATGGCTTAACGGAACTATTCAGATAGGTAACAATACTATTGATCTTAAGGAGTTTGCAAGACTGCATGGAACAAGCGGAAAAATCAAGAAATCAGTAATTTATTTATCAGAGGATGGAAAGGGCAGCCTGAATTTTGGCGATATACATATAGATTTTGAATTTGCCGTACCCCCGCCGCCTCCACCCAAACCAATTACGATCAAAAAGGCTAAGCTTCCAAGAGAGTTAAAAAGGAAATATGTAACAAAAGATACCAGATTATTTTATGTAATTTTAATCTTGATGACTATTATAATGTCGGGTTTTGTGTATATGGTTAATACATTGACTATAAAATCTGCTTATTCGTCTACTGAGCTTAGCGGCATACCGCCAAGGCTGGCAAAGCTGTTAATACGGGTACCAAAGCCAAAAAAGACATTTAAAGGTCAAGCACCGCAACAGACTGAGCAAAAAGAAGTTCCCAAAGAGGGTGGCGGAGCAGGTAAAGGCAAAAGTAGTAAACCGGCGGCTGCACGTACACGACAAGAAATGGTAGCAAAGGTCAGTTCAAAAGGATTGCTCGCGCTTATAGTATCAACAGGAAAATCAACTGGAACGACAGGAGATGTTTTATCTCAAGCACCTGCTATGAATCTTAATAAGGCTTTGAAGGGAATAAGCGGTTTCCAAGTTGCAGGCGGTGCCGGTGAACTAAAGCAGGCAAGAGGTGCCGGACTTGTAGGTGGTGGAGCAGGTATCGCAGGTCTTGGCGGCGGCGGCCGTTATATTGGATTGGGTACAAAAAAGGGTGGGAAAATCGCATCCATATCCGGCGGGGAAGAGGGGGGATTAAATGTTAAAGGTGGTTTATCAAGCGATATAATCAGACAGGTTGTAAATTCTAATCTTGCATCTATTAAGTATTGCTATGAAACGGGATTAAAGAATAATCCGGAATTAAAAGGTAAGGTTACCGTACATTTTGTTATAGGTGCAGATGGTTCTGTTACTCTCTCTCAGATAAAACGTTCAACTATGAACGCCCCTCAGGTTGAACAATGTATTGCAATAGTTATCAAAAGATGGATATTTCCAAAGCCTTACAATGGCGGCACTGTAGATGTAGTATTCCCATTTATCTTTACACCGTCTTTGGGATAA
- a CDS encoding biopolymer transporter ExbD encodes MAYIKGKKRDRHVITNLNLTPMIDVFTVLVIFLLKNYSATGYVGATAKDLVLPASTSNKQPQAVLTVAVNESYILVEGKEVQTINQADISSQTLLFPQLYNALKKEAQKGLYLEKLSKGANPFKGEMMIQGDKNIPFQLLEKIMYTAGQAGYSTMSLEVMQKGS; translated from the coding sequence ATGGCTTATATAAAAGGCAAAAAAAGAGATAGACACGTAATAACTAACCTTAATTTGACACCAATGATAGATGTGTTTACTGTTCTTGTAATATTTCTACTTAAAAATTATTCTGCCACCGGCTACGTCGGGGCAACAGCAAAGGATCTCGTACTTCCTGCATCTACGTCAAACAAACAGCCGCAGGCCGTTTTAACCGTTGCTGTTAATGAGAGCTATATTCTTGTAGAGGGTAAGGAAGTACAGACAATCAATCAGGCTGATATCTCATCACAAACATTATTGTTTCCGCAACTATACAATGCTTTGAAAAAAGAAGCACAGAAGGGGCTTTATTTAGAAAAACTCAGCAAAGGTGCCAATCCATTTAAAGGTGAAATGATGATACAGGGAGATAAAAATATACCGTTTCAATTGCTTGAGAAGATCATGTATACGGCAGGTCAAGCAGGTTATAGTACTATGAGTCTTGAAGTTATGCAGAAGGGCTCATGA
- a CDS encoding biopolymer transporter ExbD, protein MIEKPSARSHIDRGALGLNLTPYIDFLVSLIVFLIATIVVAPAAILNVNLPSANSPAVVNNKVQPQKNNINLTVAIDSKGFTIGGSGAILPPIPLKNNEYDYKALSDKLVEIKKMYPDTEDVILLSEPNIKYDILIHVMDTVRQATVIENGVKEQMALFPNISIGEVVR, encoded by the coding sequence ATGATTGAGAAACCATCTGCGCGAAGTCATATAGATAGGGGTGCCTTAGGGCTTAACCTTACTCCTTATATTGACTTCCTTGTTTCACTCATTGTCTTCCTTATAGCTACGATTGTTGTAGCTCCTGCCGCTATCTTGAATGTGAATCTGCCGTCGGCGAATTCACCCGCAGTTGTTAATAATAAGGTGCAGCCGCAAAAAAACAATATTAATTTAACGGTTGCAATAGACAGTAAAGGATTCACAATAGGCGGAAGCGGCGCTATTTTACCACCGATTCCATTAAAGAATAACGAGTACGATTATAAGGCTTTGTCCGACAAACTTGTTGAGATTAAAAAAATGTATCCGGACACAGAGGATGTCATATTACTTTCAGAACCGAATATAAAGTATGATATCTTAATACATGTTATGGATACTGTAAGACAAGCAACTGTAATAGAAAATGGGGTTAAAGAACAAATGGCATTATTCCCGAATATCTCAATAGGGGAGGTTGTTAGATAA
- a CDS encoding MotA/TolQ/ExbB proton channel family protein translates to MGGPLSFLINFFKEGGPFMYAILLVAVFGLSIIAERFIVLVLLWNLDGKTFWEKIKRYLTEGKVNEAKILCEAIKAPVAKIFLRAIINFHESDKNIQNAVDESALEVIPVVEKRTHYLAMLANVSTLFGLLGTITGLIKAFAAVGAADPSQKAALLAYGISMAMNNTAFGLFMAITFMLAHSYLFTRQTSIIDEIDELSIKMMNLITHLKRG, encoded by the coding sequence ATGGGCGGGCCATTAAGTTTTTTAATCAATTTTTTTAAAGAAGGTGGGCCATTCATGTATGCTATATTGCTTGTAGCTGTTTTTGGCTTATCCATAATAGCGGAAAGGTTCATAGTTCTTGTGTTGCTATGGAACCTTGATGGTAAAACTTTTTGGGAAAAGATTAAAAGGTACCTTACAGAGGGTAAGGTGAATGAGGCTAAAATTTTATGCGAAGCCATCAAAGCACCGGTAGCTAAAATATTCCTTCGGGCCATAATCAATTTCCATGAAAGTGACAAAAATATTCAGAATGCTGTGGATGAAAGCGCACTGGAGGTAATACCTGTGGTAGAAAAACGCACGCATTATCTTGCCATGCTTGCCAATGTTTCAACGCTTTTCGGGTTACTTGGCACGATCACCGGACTTATCAAGGCTTTTGCTGCTGTGGGAGCGGCTGATCCGTCACAAAAAGCTGCTTTACTTGCGTACGGTATATCAATGGCTATGAATAATACGGCATTTGGACTCTTTATGGCAATAACGTTTATGCTTGCGCATTCATATTTATTTACAAGACAGACCTCAATAATTGATGAAATAGATGAATTATCTATAAAGATGATGAACCTGATTACACATTTAAAACGAGGTTAA
- a CDS encoding tetratricopeptide repeat protein has translation MYKKHFAIEIIMCILLIPSVVFADNMINRMDEFHKAEVMYKVGNTNMAVDVLKNLLKHDNTFTLAYIDIVKWLTETGAFKQAISYGEAGLKATNGNPYVVMELANAYEKDGDVQQTITLIQGLNEKYFKYKSMLENIADAYQQIGLSELGLSILKELQSRYPDDPYIYNKLGILYYKLGRKDLALESFSKAAKIQQDDPVVLNNIGIIYSDGGDYKYAISYYSKAILRKPNCAYCYLNLGVAYRFMNNYNDALYAYKKSIEIDPGLKEAYYDLSVLEQGYLKNYPEAIKYLEKYRSLLPGNDKRNIEVEKQIKNLKNAISVTFTTTSNGAKQ, from the coding sequence ATGTATAAAAAACATTTTGCAATTGAAATTATAATGTGTATACTACTTATTCCATCTGTTGTTTTTGCCGATAATATGATTAACAGAATGGACGAGTTTCATAAAGCAGAGGTAATGTATAAGGTAGGGAATACAAATATGGCGGTAGACGTACTAAAGAATTTATTGAAGCATGACAATACATTCACGCTTGCATACATAGATATTGTAAAATGGCTAACAGAGACCGGGGCTTTTAAACAGGCTATTAGTTATGGCGAAGCTGGTTTAAAAGCTACCAATGGAAACCCGTACGTTGTTATGGAATTAGCGAACGCTTATGAAAAAGATGGGGATGTTCAGCAAACCATAACACTCATACAGGGATTAAACGAAAAATATTTCAAATATAAAAGTATGCTTGAGAATATCGCAGATGCTTATCAGCAGATAGGGTTATCGGAATTGGGATTATCTATTTTGAAAGAGCTTCAAAGCAGATATCCGGATGATCCATACATATACAACAAGCTCGGCATTTTATATTATAAACTCGGAAGGAAGGATCTGGCGCTCGAGTCATTCTCAAAAGCTGCTAAGATACAGCAGGACGATCCTGTAGTACTTAACAACATCGGCATCATTTATTCGGATGGCGGTGATTATAAATATGCTATAAGCTATTATAGTAAAGCCATATTAAGAAAACCAAACTGCGCATACTGTTATTTAAACCTTGGTGTGGCGTATAGATTTATGAATAATTATAATGATGCACTTTATGCATATAAGAAATCTATAGAAATAGATCCCGGGCTCAAAGAAGCATATTATGATCTTTCTGTCCTTGAACAGGGTTACCTTAAAAATTATCCTGAAGCCATAAAGTATTTGGAAAAGTATAGATCATTATTACCGGGAAATGATAAACGGAATATTGAAGTTGAAAAACAGATAAAAAATCTAAAAAATGCTATAAGCGTAACTTTTACAACTACATCCAATGGAGCAAAACAATGA